Proteins found in one Sporosarcina sp. FSL K6-3457 genomic segment:
- a CDS encoding winged helix-turn-helix transcriptional regulator, protein MNYTNEILEECGFTCAQKILSGKWSMLLILFLSEKTMRFNEIQRLFPDITHATLTKQLRRLEEQNVVVRKVYSQIPPKVEYSLSDVGKKLKPILDSVMVWGEEYKQFLEKDEA, encoded by the coding sequence ATGAACTACACTAATGAAATATTGGAAGAATGCGGGTTCACATGCGCCCAAAAGATATTGTCGGGAAAATGGTCCATGCTGCTTATTCTGTTTTTAAGTGAAAAAACGATGCGATTTAATGAAATTCAACGGTTGTTTCCAGACATTACTCATGCAACCTTAACCAAGCAGCTTCGCAGGCTGGAGGAGCAAAACGTTGTTGTTCGTAAGGTATATTCTCAAATACCACCTAAAGTCGAATATTCATTGAGCGATGTCGGAAAAAAACTAAAGCCAATACTAGATTCAGTTATGGTTTGGGGGGAGGAATACAAGCAGTTCTTGGAAAAGGACGAAGCGTAA
- a CDS encoding NAD(P)H-dependent oxidoreductase: MNTIIPVCKEHVISAFQYRHATKTFNTTKKISEEDFNFILETGRLSPSSIGLEPWRFVVVQNPELRNKLKAVSPGAQGQLDTASHFLIILARTNVRYDSEYVIDQMKNVQKMSQEVVTYISEALGEVQEVRGLLKDERLMYEWSAKQTYIAMGNMMTAAALAGIDSCPMEGFDYAAVDHILNEEGLLEEGNLKASVMVAFGYRNEEPKRAKIRSNMDQIVSWT; this comes from the coding sequence ATGAATACTATCATACCCGTTTGCAAAGAACACGTTATTTCAGCTTTTCAATATAGACACGCTACCAAAACTTTTAATACGACCAAGAAAATATCCGAAGAGGATTTTAACTTTATTCTAGAAACAGGAAGGTTATCTCCCAGCTCGATTGGTTTAGAGCCATGGAGGTTTGTCGTTGTGCAAAATCCGGAGTTAAGGAATAAGCTAAAAGCAGTTTCACCTGGAGCGCAAGGCCAACTGGACACCGCGAGTCATTTTCTGATCATTCTTGCCCGAACAAATGTAAGGTATGATTCCGAATATGTGATTGATCAAATGAAAAATGTGCAAAAAATGTCCCAAGAGGTTGTTACTTATATCTCTGAAGCGTTAGGAGAGGTTCAGGAAGTGCGTGGTTTGTTGAAAGATGAACGTTTAATGTATGAATGGTCTGCCAAGCAAACCTATATTGCTATGGGGAATATGATGACCGCCGCTGCTTTAGCTGGAATCGATTCTTGTCCGATGGAAGGATTTGACTATGCTGCAGTAGACCATATCTTAAACGAAGAAGGTTTGTTAGAAGAAGGAAACTTGAAGGCATCCGTGATGGTCGCTTTTGGATATCGGAATGAAGAGCCCAAACGAGCCAAAATAAGAAGCAATATGGATCAAATTGTGAGTTGGACATAA